From the Candidatus Peribacteria bacterium genome, one window contains:
- the hisH gene encoding imidazole glycerol phosphate synthase subunit HisH, whose translation MMLVLDYGMGNIGSVGNALQRIGIPFVFSADPAAIAEADHLILAGVGAFDHGMTQLQSRGLIPLLEQKVRAQGTPLLGLCLGAQLLTRGSEEGTLPGLGWIPADTIRFAPDVCVEGKIRKIPHMGWNTLKHTQAHPLLEGISQDDPFYFMHSYHLSSVPAELVLATTEYGEAFPSVVASNTIAGIQCHPEKSREAGLRFLRNFAAW comes from the coding sequence ATGATGCTCGTTCTGGATTATGGCATGGGCAATATCGGTTCGGTGGGAAATGCTTTGCAGCGCATCGGAATTCCCTTCGTTTTTTCTGCAGACCCTGCTGCTATTGCAGAGGCCGATCATCTTATTCTGGCAGGTGTGGGAGCATTTGATCACGGGATGACGCAATTACAGTCCCGCGGCCTTATTCCGCTGCTGGAACAGAAGGTACGGGCTCAGGGCACGCCGCTTCTGGGGCTGTGCCTGGGTGCGCAGTTACTGACGCGCGGGAGTGAGGAAGGAACGTTGCCCGGGCTCGGGTGGATTCCTGCAGATACCATTCGTTTTGCACCGGATGTATGCGTGGAGGGGAAGATCAGAAAAATTCCGCATATGGGGTGGAACACCCTGAAGCACACGCAGGCACATCCGCTTCTGGAAGGAATCAGCCAGGACGATCCCTTCTATTTCATGCATTCGTATCACCTCTCCTCCGTACCCGCGGAGCTGGTGCTGGCGACAACGGAGTACGGAGAAGCATTCCCATCCGTGGTTGCATCGAACACTATCGCGGGCATTCAGTGTCATCCGGAAAAAAGCCGGGAAGCCGGTCTGCGGTTTCTCAGGAATTTTGCAGCGTGGTGA
- the neuB gene encoding N-acetylneuraminate synthase, producing the protein MVFPLHPHRAFIIAEAGVNHDGNTEQALALIDAAAEAGADAVKFQMFDADELVAAGAPLAAYQERSGEKNQRDMLERLALPREEYRMLQTHAAQKKIAFIVTPFDADSAQFLAGIGVEMLKIGSGEITNLPFLRAVAALHIPTILSTGMSSMEEIAAAVEPFLQTKTPYALLHCVSAYPAPVEQIHLRAMQSIRQQFSVPVGYSDHTLGTEVALAAVAHGAEILEKHLTLDATLPGPDHAASLEPSAFASMVRGIRMIEAAEGSTEKICQPCEEPTRAVVRRSIVLAVDVSAGVKLTEDMLTLKRPGTGMAPQMMSQIVGARLVRPVSAGTLLTPDMLL; encoded by the coding sequence ATGGTGTTCCCTCTGCATCCACATCGTGCGTTTATCATTGCGGAAGCGGGAGTGAACCATGATGGAAACACGGAGCAGGCGCTCGCATTGATTGATGCTGCGGCAGAAGCCGGAGCAGACGCGGTCAAATTTCAGATGTTTGATGCGGACGAATTGGTAGCGGCCGGTGCACCGCTTGCTGCGTATCAGGAGCGGAGCGGAGAAAAAAATCAGCGCGACATGCTTGAGCGTCTGGCGCTCCCGCGTGAGGAGTATCGAATGCTGCAGACACATGCAGCGCAGAAAAAGATCGCTTTTATTGTCACACCGTTCGATGCGGACTCTGCACAATTTCTAGCAGGCATCGGTGTGGAAATGCTGAAAATCGGCTCCGGAGAAATCACGAATCTTCCGTTTCTGCGCGCGGTTGCCGCTCTGCACATTCCCACCATTCTTTCGACCGGTATGTCCTCCATGGAGGAGATCGCGGCAGCAGTGGAGCCCTTCCTGCAGACGAAAACACCGTATGCGCTCCTGCATTGTGTGAGCGCGTATCCTGCACCTGTAGAGCAGATTCACTTGCGCGCGATGCAGTCTATCCGTCAGCAATTTTCTGTTCCCGTGGGATACTCGGATCACACACTGGGCACGGAAGTGGCGCTGGCCGCAGTGGCACATGGCGCGGAGATTCTGGAAAAACATCTGACACTGGATGCAACTCTTCCGGGTCCGGACCATGCTGCCTCTCTGGAGCCCTCCGCATTTGCCTCCATGGTCCGTGGCATCCGGATGATTGAAGCGGCAGAAGGCTCCACAGAAAAAATCTGTCAGCCCTGCGAAGAGCCGACGCGCGCAGTCGTGCGTCGCAGTATTGTACTTGCCGTCGATGTGTCTGCGGGAGTGAAGCTCACAGAAGACATGCTCACGCTCAAACGTCCGGGCACCGGCATGGCACCACAGATGATGTCGCAGATTGTGGGAGCCCGTCTCGTACGCCCTGTGTCCGCGGGCACGCTTCTGACTCCCGATATGCTGCTCTGA
- a CDS encoding DegT/DnrJ/EryC1/StrS family aminotransferase, whose product MVGAGSVVLASLPDGCTAYGVPAKPRLEKPVPEGIPLSRPDISEEDIAAVVEVLRGPQLSLGPRLPAFEQSVAAQVGVAHAVGVNSGTSALHLCMRALDIQDGDEVITTPFSFVASANCMLFERAVPRFVDVLPDTLCINPTLVEAAITPRTKAILAVDIFGYLCDWSALRAIADRHGLALIEDSCEAIGSSKEGRQAGSFADCAVFGFYPNKQITTGEGGMLVTNNERIAHVARSLANQGRAPGDTALLHETLGYNYRLSDIQCALGISQLARLPEFMHRRAEVAAWYEECLSPLRHHLHVPPVQEGVDISRFVYVVRLADTYSSADRDRLLSLLREQHIGCSNYFPCIHLQPLYRERFGYSEGMFPVAEAASARTLALPFFPGLSKEDVATVCTALDAAIRSLHA is encoded by the coding sequence ATGGTCGGTGCGGGATCTGTCGTGCTTGCATCGCTCCCGGACGGGTGCACTGCGTATGGTGTTCCTGCAAAACCACGACTGGAAAAGCCTGTGCCGGAGGGCATTCCCCTGTCCCGCCCGGATATTTCTGAAGAAGATATTGCCGCAGTCGTGGAGGTGTTACGCGGGCCGCAGCTGTCACTGGGGCCACGCCTGCCTGCCTTTGAACAGAGTGTGGCAGCACAGGTGGGGGTGGCGCATGCGGTCGGGGTGAATAGCGGTACATCGGCGTTGCACTTGTGTATGCGCGCGCTCGATATTCAGGATGGAGATGAAGTGATCACCACGCCTTTCAGTTTTGTTGCATCTGCAAACTGCATGTTGTTTGAGCGGGCGGTGCCGCGGTTTGTAGATGTACTCCCGGATACTCTCTGCATCAATCCCACACTGGTCGAAGCGGCCATCACTCCCCGCACAAAAGCCATTCTTGCCGTCGATATTTTCGGGTATCTGTGTGACTGGAGTGCGCTGCGCGCTATTGCCGACCGTCACGGACTCGCACTCATTGAAGACAGCTGCGAAGCCATCGGGTCATCCAAAGAAGGCAGGCAGGCAGGATCGTTTGCCGACTGCGCCGTCTTTGGTTTTTACCCAAACAAGCAGATCACCACAGGAGAGGGCGGGATGCTCGTGACCAATAACGAACGTATTGCACACGTCGCCCGTTCGCTCGCAAACCAGGGCAGGGCGCCGGGCGATACAGCTCTCCTCCACGAAACCCTCGGGTACAATTACCGCCTCAGCGATATTCAGTGCGCACTCGGCATCAGCCAGCTTGCGCGCCTGCCGGAATTTATGCATCGCCGTGCAGAGGTGGCCGCATGGTATGAAGAATGCCTGTCGCCGCTCCGGCACCATCTGCATGTGCCGCCTGTGCAGGAGGGGGTAGACATCAGTCGCTTTGTGTATGTCGTGCGACTGGCAGATACGTACTCCTCTGCGGATCGCGACAGACTCCTCAGTCTTCTGCGGGAGCAGCACATCGGGTGCAGCAATTACTTCCCGTGTATTCATCTTCAGCCGCTCTACCGCGAACGTTTTGGGTATAGCGAGGGCATGTTCCCGGTGGCCGAAGCGGCCTCTGCCCGGACGCTGGCACTGCCGTTTTTTCCTGGTCTTTCAAAGGAGGACGTCGCTACAGTGTGCACAGCACTGGATGCAGCTATTCGCTCTCTGCACGCATAA
- a CDS encoding polysaccharide biosynthesis protein: MDSYFSQKTVLITGATGSIGSEILRSLLPHHPRSIRVFSRDEHKQLLLKQEMAGRAEVEYVLGDVRNLDSLQRAMEGVDIVFHCAAYKHISFCEANVLEAVQANILGTQNVIDAAVRAGVQKVLFISTDKAAAPQSAMGATKFLAERLIGSAGYSPLHRTLCASVRFGNMFQSRGSVVPLLSDQMARGVPLTISDPAMTRFTLPIPDAVERVLQAVKEMQGGEVFILKMPVMLLGDLVDVLIEERAPLLGKRPADIQRVITGPTWGERLHETLMTEDEARFASETDTMFIVRTPSVRTLPSSFGIPLRPDAIRQYSSAEGPFLSREEIRSLLRNTPVSRPSYAMSEGQGIASRRTLPV, translated from the coding sequence ATGGATTCGTACTTCTCCCAAAAAACCGTCCTCATTACGGGCGCGACCGGCTCCATTGGTTCTGAGATTCTCCGGAGTCTCCTGCCGCACCATCCGCGTTCTATCCGCGTTTTTTCGCGCGATGAACATAAGCAGCTGCTTCTGAAACAGGAGATGGCAGGAAGGGCGGAGGTGGAATATGTCCTTGGGGATGTGCGCAATCTGGACAGTCTGCAGCGTGCCATGGAAGGCGTGGACATTGTGTTCCACTGTGCCGCATACAAGCATATTTCTTTTTGTGAGGCCAATGTGCTCGAGGCGGTGCAGGCCAATATTCTGGGCACGCAGAATGTGATTGATGCCGCTGTCAGGGCGGGAGTCCAAAAAGTACTGTTCATCAGCACCGACAAAGCGGCAGCGCCGCAGAGTGCAATGGGCGCGACCAAGTTTTTGGCTGAACGTCTGATAGGCAGCGCGGGCTATAGCCCGCTCCACAGAACCCTCTGTGCCTCTGTCCGCTTTGGCAATATGTTCCAGTCGCGCGGCTCCGTGGTCCCGCTCCTTTCAGATCAGATGGCGCGCGGCGTTCCGCTCACCATTTCTGATCCGGCCATGACGCGCTTCACGCTTCCTATTCCCGATGCCGTCGAACGCGTGCTGCAGGCAGTGAAGGAAATGCAGGGTGGTGAAGTCTTTATTTTAAAAATGCCCGTCATGCTCCTCGGAGATCTGGTCGATGTCCTTATTGAAGAACGTGCGCCCCTCCTTGGCAAACGACCAGCAGACATCCAGCGCGTCATCACCGGTCCGACGTGGGGTGAGAGACTCCACGAGACACTCATGACGGAAGATGAAGCACGTTTTGCATCGGAAACCGACACGATGTTTATAGTGCGTACGCCCTCGGTCCGCACACTGCCGTCGTCATTCGGTATTCCTCTCAGGCCGGATGCCATTCGTCAATATTCGTCCGCTGAGGGGCCTTTCCTGTCGCGCGAGGAGATTCGCTCACTCCTTCGCAATACACCTGTCTCACGCCCTTCCTACGCTATGTCAGAGGGTCAGGGCATCGCCTCGCGTCGCACGCTACCGGTATGA
- a CDS encoding acyltransferase: protein MQKRSGFTGLLQKTAAQIYAYLQRAHADVQRDSFLGQYDIHDSVRWNDQTWFYGDGAIHIGENTYLGKDCFVSSHPATASITVGKGCAIGHNVHIRTTTFPRVPHFEKARDLPPESKDIVIGDFVWIGNHVYIGPGIRIGSNSIIGANSVVTKDVPPDTVVGGVPAQVIGTKDGYIDAVASEAELERITTLQNS from the coding sequence ATGCAAAAAAGGTCAGGATTCACCGGCTTGCTGCAGAAAACCGCCGCTCAAATCTATGCGTATCTTCAGCGCGCGCATGCAGACGTGCAGCGCGACTCTTTTCTGGGGCAGTACGACATTCACGACAGTGTCCGCTGGAATGATCAAACGTGGTTTTATGGAGATGGCGCTATTCATATCGGAGAAAACACGTACCTGGGCAAAGACTGTTTTGTATCTTCTCACCCGGCAACAGCGAGCATCACGGTCGGAAAAGGGTGTGCTATCGGGCACAACGTGCATATCCGGACTACCACCTTCCCGCGCGTTCCGCACTTTGAGAAGGCCAGAGATCTCCCTCCGGAATCGAAAGATATTGTGATCGGGGATTTTGTGTGGATTGGGAATCATGTGTATATCGGCCCGGGTATACGCATCGGTTCCAACAGTATTATTGGCGCCAACAGTGTCGTGACCAAAGATGTGCCTCCGGACACGGTGGTCGGGGGCGTACCGGCACAGGTGATCGGCACGAAAGACGGGTACATCGATGCAGTCGCATCGGAAGCAGAGCTTGAGCGCATCACCACGCTGCAAAATTCCTGA
- a CDS encoding N-acetylmuramoyl-L-alanine amidase yields the protein MCLTCLAVSLVPFFSGATPASQPVHFQQPIDAVSIEMQSENPAYVRGLQNGKWTDWQTLTINNEQDPSLRESDLVLFDEPVSDIEFRGDVPAPAVHPIRISDAPLSYKVASTAAVRAPHILSRSDWGADNTLLYTDGLFAGTNDVAQDAPVTGGTPSQRETDCKEAQTNWPDEFKTTNPVTKENGKTLRWTRSYSKKIKLLTVHHTAIQVTGDKRSGVERMRALYEYHSQNRGWGDIGYHYIVDEDGNIFEGKSGGPLVVAGHAYCNNVGTIGIALLGNFEVEQPEQAQIKSLQWLLQDLASTYDIDVSKTVTYHGKKMEPIVGHRDLLQTDCPGYYVYGVLDQIRENVRSGNIDGSVTLLPLKNPLPVVPVVTDPGTPPEETSEDALGQTPSRVARLQRKIRTAARLSTRVGGRATQLAQARRTTSPVQTTKVLPGRPTPARSSASSSRSSSMTQRRANQEPATSNQQQIKIRLESRDKDLSSCDNAPLATLSDLYRGTVTCTTYNGKAVLINTVGLEDYMMGLAEEPDTEPYEKQRAFAIAARTYASWYTLPENRKFPGAPYDGSDSPANFQKYVGKTFEAKNPRWVQSVVSTATGILKKDGKIIKPPYFSSDTGITRTPAEAGWKNFPFAEIFSAKEDPWCKGLPLAGHGVGMSGCGAKGQAKEGKTGEEILQYYYPGTTVSYW from the coding sequence ATGTGCCTCACCTGTCTTGCTGTTTCTCTCGTCCCGTTTTTCAGTGGTGCCACCCCGGCATCGCAACCAGTGCATTTCCAGCAACCGATTGATGCGGTAAGTATAGAAATGCAGAGTGAGAATCCTGCGTATGTGCGTGGATTGCAGAATGGGAAATGGACAGACTGGCAGACGCTGACAATAAACAATGAGCAAGACCCATCCCTTCGGGAAAGTGATTTGGTGCTTTTTGATGAGCCCGTATCCGACATTGAATTCCGCGGCGACGTGCCGGCTCCCGCTGTCCATCCTATCCGCATTTCAGATGCACCTCTCAGTTACAAAGTAGCCTCCACCGCAGCAGTCAGGGCTCCGCACATCCTCAGCCGCAGCGACTGGGGTGCAGATAACACCCTGCTCTACACAGACGGTTTATTTGCAGGAACAAATGACGTTGCACAGGACGCCCCTGTCACCGGCGGCACGCCGTCACAGCGCGAAACGGACTGCAAAGAAGCCCAGACAAACTGGCCGGACGAATTCAAGACCACAAATCCTGTCACCAAAGAAAACGGCAAGACACTGCGATGGACACGAAGCTACAGCAAAAAAATAAAACTCCTGACCGTACACCACACTGCTATTCAGGTCACAGGCGACAAGCGCAGCGGCGTGGAACGCATGCGTGCGCTGTACGAGTACCACAGCCAGAATCGTGGCTGGGGCGATATCGGGTATCACTATATTGTTGATGAAGACGGCAATATTTTTGAAGGTAAATCCGGCGGCCCGCTCGTCGTCGCGGGACACGCATACTGCAACAACGTCGGCACCATCGGTATTGCACTGCTTGGAAACTTTGAAGTGGAACAACCGGAGCAGGCGCAAATCAAAAGCCTCCAGTGGCTGCTGCAGGATCTTGCATCCACCTACGATATTGATGTCAGTAAAACCGTAACCTACCACGGCAAGAAAATGGAGCCGATCGTCGGCCACCGCGATCTCCTGCAGACGGATTGTCCGGGCTATTACGTGTACGGCGTTCTTGATCAGATCCGGGAAAACGTGCGGTCCGGGAATATTGATGGCTCTGTCACATTGCTGCCACTCAAAAATCCGCTGCCCGTTGTTCCTGTTGTAACAGATCCGGGCACACCACCGGAAGAAACATCGGAAGATGCACTTGGTCAGACCCCGAGTCGTGTCGCCAGATTGCAGCGGAAAATCCGCACCGCTGCGCGCCTCTCCACCAGAGTCGGAGGACGCGCCACACAGCTCGCACAGGCGCGCCGCACTACAAGCCCTGTGCAAACAACCAAAGTGCTTCCCGGCAGACCAACCCCTGCTCGCTCTTCGGCATCATCGTCACGATCATCATCAATGACGCAACGACGTGCCAACCAAGAACCAGCAACCAGCAACCAGCAACAAATAAAGATCCGCCTCGAATCCCGCGATAAAGACCTGTCATCCTGTGACAATGCCCCACTTGCAACACTCAGTGATCTGTACCGCGGAACGGTGACATGTACGACATATAACGGCAAAGCCGTGCTGATTAATACAGTAGGACTGGAGGACTACATGATGGGACTGGCGGAAGAACCGGATACCGAGCCGTACGAAAAACAGCGCGCATTCGCGATTGCCGCCCGCACGTACGCGAGCTGGTACACGCTGCCGGAAAACAGAAAATTCCCCGGCGCTCCGTATGACGGGTCCGATAGTCCGGCAAATTTCCAGAAATACGTGGGCAAAACCTTTGAAGCCAAAAATCCGCGCTGGGTCCAGTCTGTGGTGTCCACCGCAACAGGCATCCTGAAAAAAGATGGCAAGATTATCAAGCCACCCTACTTCAGTTCCGATACGGGCATAACGCGCACGCCCGCGGAAGCCGGCTGGAAGAACTTCCCCTTTGCGGAGATTTTCAGTGCAAAAGAGGATCCATGGTGCAAAGGCCTCCCGCTCGCCGGCCACGGCGTCGGCATGTCAGGATGCGGCGCCAAGGGGCAGGCAAAAGAGGGAAAGACGGGAGAAGAGATTTTGCAGTATTATTATCCGGGGACGACTGTGAGTTATTGGTGA
- a CDS encoding imidazole glycerol phosphate synthase cyclase subunit — protein sequence MQKTRLIARLDIKSPHTVKGIRMEGFRIQGDPSVLAQTYDKQGADEILMVDMVASLYQRDPDYALVRAIAKDITIPLTVAGGIASLAHIETLLHAGADKVAINTYAIRHPSFLREASDQFGSQCIVLSVEAKRRSAGSYDAYTDAGREQSGRNVLDWIREAQTLGIGEILLTAIDRDGTRTGCDVDLLQQVQEIATVPVILSGGIADAHSLQNAVHGGADAVAIASVLHDGTWTIGSLRDALNGAAFAGAGHA from the coding sequence ATGCAGAAAACCCGCCTCATCGCCCGGCTGGATATCAAAAGCCCGCACACGGTGAAAGGCATCCGCATGGAAGGATTCAGAATACAAGGAGACCCCTCCGTGCTTGCACAGACATACGACAAACAAGGAGCGGACGAAATTCTGATGGTCGATATGGTGGCGAGTCTGTACCAGCGCGATCCGGACTATGCATTGGTACGGGCGATTGCAAAAGATATAACAATTCCTCTGACTGTTGCAGGTGGTATTGCGTCTTTGGCGCATATTGAAACATTGCTCCACGCGGGTGCGGACAAAGTGGCGATCAATACCTACGCAATCCGCCATCCTTCTTTCCTGCGCGAGGCATCGGACCAATTCGGGAGCCAGTGCATCGTCCTCTCAGTGGAAGCGAAGAGGCGATCTGCAGGATCGTACGACGCCTATACCGATGCCGGCCGCGAACAGTCGGGCCGCAACGTACTCGACTGGATCCGCGAAGCGCAGACGCTGGGAATCGGGGAAATCCTGCTGACTGCCATCGACCGCGATGGAACGCGTACCGGATGCGATGTGGATCTTCTGCAGCAAGTGCAGGAAATTGCGACTGTTCCGGTTATTCTTTCCGGTGGCATTGCAGATGCACACTCTCTCCAGAATGCCGTACACGGCGGAGCGGATGCGGTGGCGATTGCCTCTGTCCTGCATGACGGAACATGGACGATCGGTTCGCTCAGAGATGCGCTAAATGGCGCTGCGTTTGCTGGCGCAGGGCACGCATGA
- a CDS encoding N-acetyl sugar amidotransferase: MTDTLPLYGMPQDVVFCKKCVMPNTRPSSTNEYKHHTRHRHTYIDFDADGVCAACRFCEAKFDGRIDWKERERELRELLDRHRRTDGRYDVLVPGSGGKDSCYAAHVLKYKYGMHPLTVTWAPHIYTDIGWKNFQSWNRTCGADNSLFTPNPTLHRLLTRNAFLHLLHPFQPFIIGQKIHAVKTALQYDIPLIFMGENPGEYGANISIDQKTFTEDPRQNEGYRLQYLHGENLDELYLGGVPVAAYVEQGIPLGQLEPYFPADPEAIQKTGVAFHYLGAYLQWHPQGAYYYASEHCGFEAAPERTPGTYSKYNSLDDKTDDFFYYTSYIKFGYGRATHDASQEIRHHDITRAEGVSLVQRFDGEFPNRYFKDFLEYISISEEEFHATVDSFRDPHLWTRESGKWTLRYHVS; the protein is encoded by the coding sequence ATGACTGACACCCTTCCACTGTATGGCATGCCGCAGGACGTCGTCTTCTGCAAAAAGTGCGTCATGCCCAACACCCGTCCGTCTTCCACCAACGAATACAAACACCACACCCGCCATAGACATACCTATATTGATTTTGATGCAGACGGCGTCTGCGCTGCCTGTCGTTTTTGCGAGGCAAAATTTGACGGACGCATTGACTGGAAGGAACGCGAGCGCGAGCTCCGTGAACTTCTCGACCGGCACCGCAGAACAGATGGCCGATACGATGTTCTTGTTCCGGGAAGCGGCGGCAAAGACAGCTGCTATGCGGCACATGTCCTCAAATACAAATACGGCATGCACCCGCTGACCGTCACCTGGGCACCGCATATCTATACCGACATCGGCTGGAAAAATTTTCAGAGCTGGAACCGCACCTGTGGCGCAGACAACAGTCTCTTCACACCCAATCCCACTCTGCACAGGCTCCTCACCCGGAACGCATTTCTCCATCTGCTGCACCCGTTTCAACCCTTCATCATCGGACAGAAAATCCATGCCGTAAAAACAGCGCTGCAGTACGACATCCCCCTTATTTTCATGGGAGAAAATCCCGGAGAATACGGCGCCAATATTTCTATCGATCAGAAAACATTCACAGAAGACCCCCGCCAGAATGAAGGCTACCGCCTGCAGTATCTGCATGGGGAAAATCTGGATGAACTGTATCTGGGTGGCGTGCCAGTCGCTGCGTACGTCGAGCAGGGCATTCCGCTCGGACAGCTGGAACCATACTTTCCGGCAGACCCGGAAGCGATCCAAAAAACCGGTGTCGCGTTTCATTATCTGGGTGCCTATCTGCAATGGCATCCGCAGGGCGCATACTACTACGCTTCCGAACACTGCGGATTTGAAGCCGCACCCGAACGGACGCCGGGCACCTACAGCAAATACAACAGTCTGGACGACAAGACGGATGATTTTTTCTACTACACCTCGTACATCAAATTCGGATACGGACGCGCAACGCACGATGCATCGCAGGAAATCCGGCACCATGACATTACACGCGCAGAAGGCGTCTCACTGGTACAGCGTTTTGACGGCGAATTTCCGAATCGATACTTCAAAGATTTTCTGGAATACATTTCCATCTCCGAAGAGGAATTCCATGCGACAGTCGACTCCTTCCGCGACCCGCATCTCTGGACGCGTGAAAGCGGGAAGTGGACACTGCGCTATCACGTCTCCTGA
- the neuC gene encoding UDP-N-acetylglucosamine 2-epimerase — MRRLFVLTGTRADYGIYRPVLRRLLASDTCSPALIVTGMHLHPAFGHTVDRIHEDHFPVIADINSLTDDDSPVGQSAFISRTLSECAALFQKDRPDMLLVLGDRGEQLAAAIAAVEAGIPVAHLHGGEQSGGIDNAVRHAITQLASLHLASTEEHAAHIRRMIGSDRHVHVVGAPALDVIAALEPVSKEALFTQMGFDPARPLALFVQHPDTLSPLSPQEQLEPGLEALALFPGNSLVLGANADTGGSVFNDMLRLFATQAPYRQFRMNLPHETYLQWLRYTDVLVGNSSSGIIEAASFHVSVVNIGSRQQGRTRSGNVLDVPYNASSIVSAINTALYDDAFRARVRTTQNVYGDGQSALRIVRILSEFPLGA; from the coding sequence ATGCGCCGTCTTTTTGTTCTGACCGGCACCCGTGCGGACTACGGTATCTATCGTCCGGTTCTCCGCCGGCTTCTGGCGTCAGACACCTGCTCCCCTGCGCTCATCGTGACAGGCATGCATCTGCATCCGGCGTTTGGACACACGGTGGATCGTATTCATGAGGATCACTTTCCTGTCATCGCCGACATCAACTCCCTCACAGACGACGACTCACCTGTTGGACAATCTGCATTCATCAGCCGGACGCTCTCCGAGTGTGCCGCACTCTTTCAGAAAGATCGTCCGGATATGCTGCTGGTGCTTGGCGATCGCGGAGAGCAACTGGCGGCTGCTATTGCGGCAGTGGAAGCGGGTATTCCCGTAGCCCATTTGCACGGAGGCGAGCAGAGCGGAGGGATCGATAATGCGGTGCGGCATGCCATCACGCAGCTTGCATCGTTGCATCTTGCGTCTACAGAAGAGCATGCCGCGCATATCCGGCGCATGATCGGGAGTGACCGGCATGTGCATGTGGTCGGCGCTCCGGCGCTGGATGTTATTGCTGCACTGGAGCCCGTCTCTAAAGAAGCGCTTTTTACGCAGATGGGTTTCGATCCTGCGCGTCCGCTTGCTCTCTTTGTGCAGCATCCCGATACGCTGAGTCCGCTTTCTCCGCAGGAACAACTGGAGCCCGGTCTGGAGGCGCTCGCACTGTTTCCGGGAAATAGTCTGGTGCTTGGTGCCAATGCAGATACGGGAGGCAGTGTTTTCAATGACATGCTCCGCTTGTTTGCAACACAGGCGCCTTACCGTCAGTTCCGGATGAATCTTCCGCACGAAACCTACCTGCAGTGGTTGCGGTATACGGACGTGCTGGTGGGGAATAGTAGTAGCGGGATTATTGAAGCCGCGTCGTTCCATGTGTCGGTTGTGAATATCGGCAGCCGGCAACAGGGGCGTACACGATCCGGCAATGTGCTCGATGTTCCTTACAATGCCTCATCCATTGTATCAGCTATAAACACCGCTTTGTACGACGACGCATTCCGTGCGCGTGTGCGGACGACTCAGAATGTCTATGGTGACGGTCAGAGTGCGCTTCGGATTGTCCGGATTCTTTCGGAGTTTCCTCTTGGTGCGTAG